The Esox lucius isolate fEsoLuc1 chromosome 5, fEsoLuc1.pri, whole genome shotgun sequence genome includes a region encoding these proteins:
- the si:ch1073-272o11.3 gene encoding cerebellar degeneration-related protein 2 isoform X3, protein MGHCTHLHLAAELGKSLLDRNRELEQGLQQMYSTNQEQIQEIEYLNKQVDHLRQVNDQHAKLYEQLDQSSRELEQSNTRLVQDNRAAQHKIQGLTEVIESLQTQVEDLQHQVEDLKTTPANPNKKPLTESWRPSGTQSVSCLNELQLRQRYLSYESGDQSNDPWSPSDISWQEEELESLQRSLRSLQTQLANERARREGAERNADLLANENEALEQRLGMMEGCQARLAELECEAEELRQLWRADYTTKASRSRVNLNMLPNALYFPLDQERLMAEEGDGVGDLMEVGCPSEVKACGVLKRCNSEKQLQSPPGEGSDGDRAGDHSHLCVGRAAAAKRRGISLLNEVDAQYSALQLKYDALLRRCRQEEPDQSQQQSHKEVQTSSGAPSVCPQSSALHRGVGTDQVSLEDELHQPEYKALFREIFTRIQKSKEDLSDNREKL, encoded by the exons ACCTCCATCTGGCGGCTGAGCTGGGAAAGAGCCTGCTGGATAGGAACAGAGAGCTGGAGCAAGGTCTGCAGCAGATGTACTCTACCAATCAGGAGCAGATACAGGAGATAGAG TACCTGAATAAGCAGGTGGACCACCTGAGGCAGGTGAATGACCAGCACGCTAAATTGTACGAGCAGCTAGACCAGTCGTCCAGAGAGCTGGAGCAGAGCAACACCCGCCTCGTACAAGACAACAGGGCTGCCCAGCACAAGATCCAGGG GCTTACAGAGGTGATTGAGTCTCTACAGACCCAGGTGGAAGATCTTCAACATCAGGTAGAGGATCTCAAGACCACCCCTGCTAATCCCAATAAGAAGCCCCTTACAGAGTCATGGCGGCCCTCTGGGACGCAGAGTGTGTCCTGCCTGAACGAGCTGCAACTTAGACAGAG GTACCTGAGTTACGAGTCTGGTGACCAATCGAATGATCCCTGGTCTCCATCTGACATCTCATggcaggaggaggagctggagtCTCTACAGCGATCCCTCCGCTCCCTACAGACCCAGCTGGCCAATGAACGTGCTCGGAGGGAGGGGGCGGAGCGAAATGCAGACCTGCTAGCCAATGAAAATGAGGCACTGGAGCAACGTCTgggaatgatggaggggtgCCAG GCCAGACTAGCTGAGCTCGAGTGTGAGGCTGAGGAGCTTCGTCAGCTATGGAGAGCAGACTACACCACCAAAGCTTCAAGGTCAAGGGTCAACCTGAACATGCTGCCCAATGCCCTATACTTTCCCCTGGACCAGGAGAGGTTGATGGCAGAAGAGGGAGATGGCGTGGGAGACCTGATGGAGGTAGGCTGCCCCTCCGAAGTTAAAGCATGTGGCGTTCTGAAGCGATGCAACAGCGAGAAGCAGCTCCAGTCGCCGCCAGGTGAAGGGTCAGATGGAGACCGGGCCGGGGACCACAGTCACCTGTGTGTCGGTCGTGCAGCGGCGGCGAAGCGTCGTGGGATTTCATTGCTCAACGAGGTGGACGCTCAGTACAGCGCCCTGCAGCTGAAATATGATGCGCTGCTCCGGCGATGCCGTCAGGAGGAGCCAGACCAAAGCCAGCAGCAGAGCCACAAGGAGGTGCAGACATCTAGTGGTGCCCCCTCGGTCTGCCCACAAAGCTCAGCCCTCCACCGGGGTGTCGGCACAGACCAGGTGTCCCTGGAGGATGAACTTCACCAGCCTGAGTACAAGGCCTTATTCAGAGAGATCTTTACTCGCATCCAGAAATCCAAAGAGGACCTGAGTGACAACAGGGAAAAGCTTTGA
- the si:ch1073-272o11.3 gene encoding cerebellar degeneration-related protein 2 isoform X2, producing the protein MLQMYTSDLHLAAELGKSLLDRNRELEQGLQQMYSTNQEQIQEIEYLNKQVDHLRQVNDQHAKLYEQLDQSSRELEQSNTRLVQDNRAAQHKIQGLTEVIESLQTQVEDLQHQVEDLKTTPANPNKKPLTESWRPSGTQSVSCLNELQLRQRYLSYESGDQSNDPWSPSDISWQEEELESLQRSLRSLQTQLANERARREGAERNADLLANENEALEQRLGMMEGCQARLAELECEAEELRQLWRADYTTKASRSRVNLNMLPNALYFPLDQERLMAEEGDGVGDLMEVGCPSEVKACGVLKRCNSEKQLQSPPGEGSDGDRAGDHSHLCVGRAAAAKRRGISLLNEVDAQYSALQLKYDALLRRCRQEEPDQSQQQSHKEVQTSSGAPSVCPQSSALHRGVGTDQVSLEDELHQPEYKALFREIFTRIQKSKEDLSDNREKL; encoded by the exons ATGCTTCAGATGTATACATCAG ACCTCCATCTGGCGGCTGAGCTGGGAAAGAGCCTGCTGGATAGGAACAGAGAGCTGGAGCAAGGTCTGCAGCAGATGTACTCTACCAATCAGGAGCAGATACAGGAGATAGAG TACCTGAATAAGCAGGTGGACCACCTGAGGCAGGTGAATGACCAGCACGCTAAATTGTACGAGCAGCTAGACCAGTCGTCCAGAGAGCTGGAGCAGAGCAACACCCGCCTCGTACAAGACAACAGGGCTGCCCAGCACAAGATCCAGGG GCTTACAGAGGTGATTGAGTCTCTACAGACCCAGGTGGAAGATCTTCAACATCAGGTAGAGGATCTCAAGACCACCCCTGCTAATCCCAATAAGAAGCCCCTTACAGAGTCATGGCGGCCCTCTGGGACGCAGAGTGTGTCCTGCCTGAACGAGCTGCAACTTAGACAGAG GTACCTGAGTTACGAGTCTGGTGACCAATCGAATGATCCCTGGTCTCCATCTGACATCTCATggcaggaggaggagctggagtCTCTACAGCGATCCCTCCGCTCCCTACAGACCCAGCTGGCCAATGAACGTGCTCGGAGGGAGGGGGCGGAGCGAAATGCAGACCTGCTAGCCAATGAAAATGAGGCACTGGAGCAACGTCTgggaatgatggaggggtgCCAG GCCAGACTAGCTGAGCTCGAGTGTGAGGCTGAGGAGCTTCGTCAGCTATGGAGAGCAGACTACACCACCAAAGCTTCAAGGTCAAGGGTCAACCTGAACATGCTGCCCAATGCCCTATACTTTCCCCTGGACCAGGAGAGGTTGATGGCAGAAGAGGGAGATGGCGTGGGAGACCTGATGGAGGTAGGCTGCCCCTCCGAAGTTAAAGCATGTGGCGTTCTGAAGCGATGCAACAGCGAGAAGCAGCTCCAGTCGCCGCCAGGTGAAGGGTCAGATGGAGACCGGGCCGGGGACCACAGTCACCTGTGTGTCGGTCGTGCAGCGGCGGCGAAGCGTCGTGGGATTTCATTGCTCAACGAGGTGGACGCTCAGTACAGCGCCCTGCAGCTGAAATATGATGCGCTGCTCCGGCGATGCCGTCAGGAGGAGCCAGACCAAAGCCAGCAGCAGAGCCACAAGGAGGTGCAGACATCTAGTGGTGCCCCCTCGGTCTGCCCACAAAGCTCAGCCCTCCACCGGGGTGTCGGCACAGACCAGGTGTCCCTGGAGGATGAACTTCACCAGCCTGAGTACAAGGCCTTATTCAGAGAGATCTTTACTCGCATCCAGAAATCCAAAGAGGACCTGAGTGACAACAGGGAAAAGCTTTGA
- the si:ch1073-272o11.3 gene encoding cerebellar degeneration-related protein 2 isoform X4, with the protein MYSTNQEQIQEIEYLNKQVDHLRQVNDQHAKLYEQLDQSSRELEQSNTRLVQDNRAAQHKIQGLTEVIESLQTQVEDLQHQVEDLKTTPANPNKKPLTESWRPSGTQSVSCLNELQLRQRYLSYESGDQSNDPWSPSDISWQEEELESLQRSLRSLQTQLANERARREGAERNADLLANENEALEQRLGMMEGCQARLAELECEAEELRQLWRADYTTKASRSRVNLNMLPNALYFPLDQERLMAEEGDGVGDLMEVGCPSEVKACGVLKRCNSEKQLQSPPGEGSDGDRAGDHSHLCVGRAAAAKRRGISLLNEVDAQYSALQLKYDALLRRCRQEEPDQSQQQSHKEVQTSSGAPSVCPQSSALHRGVGTDQVSLEDELHQPEYKALFREIFTRIQKSKEDLSDNREKL; encoded by the exons ATGTACTCTACCAATCAGGAGCAGATACAGGAGATAGAG TACCTGAATAAGCAGGTGGACCACCTGAGGCAGGTGAATGACCAGCACGCTAAATTGTACGAGCAGCTAGACCAGTCGTCCAGAGAGCTGGAGCAGAGCAACACCCGCCTCGTACAAGACAACAGGGCTGCCCAGCACAAGATCCAGGG GCTTACAGAGGTGATTGAGTCTCTACAGACCCAGGTGGAAGATCTTCAACATCAGGTAGAGGATCTCAAGACCACCCCTGCTAATCCCAATAAGAAGCCCCTTACAGAGTCATGGCGGCCCTCTGGGACGCAGAGTGTGTCCTGCCTGAACGAGCTGCAACTTAGACAGAG GTACCTGAGTTACGAGTCTGGTGACCAATCGAATGATCCCTGGTCTCCATCTGACATCTCATggcaggaggaggagctggagtCTCTACAGCGATCCCTCCGCTCCCTACAGACCCAGCTGGCCAATGAACGTGCTCGGAGGGAGGGGGCGGAGCGAAATGCAGACCTGCTAGCCAATGAAAATGAGGCACTGGAGCAACGTCTgggaatgatggaggggtgCCAG GCCAGACTAGCTGAGCTCGAGTGTGAGGCTGAGGAGCTTCGTCAGCTATGGAGAGCAGACTACACCACCAAAGCTTCAAGGTCAAGGGTCAACCTGAACATGCTGCCCAATGCCCTATACTTTCCCCTGGACCAGGAGAGGTTGATGGCAGAAGAGGGAGATGGCGTGGGAGACCTGATGGAGGTAGGCTGCCCCTCCGAAGTTAAAGCATGTGGCGTTCTGAAGCGATGCAACAGCGAGAAGCAGCTCCAGTCGCCGCCAGGTGAAGGGTCAGATGGAGACCGGGCCGGGGACCACAGTCACCTGTGTGTCGGTCGTGCAGCGGCGGCGAAGCGTCGTGGGATTTCATTGCTCAACGAGGTGGACGCTCAGTACAGCGCCCTGCAGCTGAAATATGATGCGCTGCTCCGGCGATGCCGTCAGGAGGAGCCAGACCAAAGCCAGCAGCAGAGCCACAAGGAGGTGCAGACATCTAGTGGTGCCCCCTCGGTCTGCCCACAAAGCTCAGCCCTCCACCGGGGTGTCGGCACAGACCAGGTGTCCCTGGAGGATGAACTTCACCAGCCTGAGTACAAGGCCTTATTCAGAGAGATCTTTACTCGCATCCAGAAATCCAAAGAGGACCTGAGTGACAACAGGGAAAAGCTTTGA
- the si:ch1073-272o11.3 gene encoding cerebellar degeneration-related protein 2 isoform X1: MLTDKIEVEEFEIKEDEPWYDKQDLEHDLHLAAELGKSLLDRNRELEQGLQQMYSTNQEQIQEIEYLNKQVDHLRQVNDQHAKLYEQLDQSSRELEQSNTRLVQDNRAAQHKIQGLTEVIESLQTQVEDLQHQVEDLKTTPANPNKKPLTESWRPSGTQSVSCLNELQLRQRYLSYESGDQSNDPWSPSDISWQEEELESLQRSLRSLQTQLANERARREGAERNADLLANENEALEQRLGMMEGCQARLAELECEAEELRQLWRADYTTKASRSRVNLNMLPNALYFPLDQERLMAEEGDGVGDLMEVGCPSEVKACGVLKRCNSEKQLQSPPGEGSDGDRAGDHSHLCVGRAAAAKRRGISLLNEVDAQYSALQLKYDALLRRCRQEEPDQSQQQSHKEVQTSSGAPSVCPQSSALHRGVGTDQVSLEDELHQPEYKALFREIFTRIQKSKEDLSDNREKL; this comes from the exons ATGCTCACAGATAAGATTGAGGTGGAAGAATTCGAAATCAAGGAGGACGAACCTTGGTATGACAAACAGGATCTAGAGCATG ACCTCCATCTGGCGGCTGAGCTGGGAAAGAGCCTGCTGGATAGGAACAGAGAGCTGGAGCAAGGTCTGCAGCAGATGTACTCTACCAATCAGGAGCAGATACAGGAGATAGAG TACCTGAATAAGCAGGTGGACCACCTGAGGCAGGTGAATGACCAGCACGCTAAATTGTACGAGCAGCTAGACCAGTCGTCCAGAGAGCTGGAGCAGAGCAACACCCGCCTCGTACAAGACAACAGGGCTGCCCAGCACAAGATCCAGGG GCTTACAGAGGTGATTGAGTCTCTACAGACCCAGGTGGAAGATCTTCAACATCAGGTAGAGGATCTCAAGACCACCCCTGCTAATCCCAATAAGAAGCCCCTTACAGAGTCATGGCGGCCCTCTGGGACGCAGAGTGTGTCCTGCCTGAACGAGCTGCAACTTAGACAGAG GTACCTGAGTTACGAGTCTGGTGACCAATCGAATGATCCCTGGTCTCCATCTGACATCTCATggcaggaggaggagctggagtCTCTACAGCGATCCCTCCGCTCCCTACAGACCCAGCTGGCCAATGAACGTGCTCGGAGGGAGGGGGCGGAGCGAAATGCAGACCTGCTAGCCAATGAAAATGAGGCACTGGAGCAACGTCTgggaatgatggaggggtgCCAG GCCAGACTAGCTGAGCTCGAGTGTGAGGCTGAGGAGCTTCGTCAGCTATGGAGAGCAGACTACACCACCAAAGCTTCAAGGTCAAGGGTCAACCTGAACATGCTGCCCAATGCCCTATACTTTCCCCTGGACCAGGAGAGGTTGATGGCAGAAGAGGGAGATGGCGTGGGAGACCTGATGGAGGTAGGCTGCCCCTCCGAAGTTAAAGCATGTGGCGTTCTGAAGCGATGCAACAGCGAGAAGCAGCTCCAGTCGCCGCCAGGTGAAGGGTCAGATGGAGACCGGGCCGGGGACCACAGTCACCTGTGTGTCGGTCGTGCAGCGGCGGCGAAGCGTCGTGGGATTTCATTGCTCAACGAGGTGGACGCTCAGTACAGCGCCCTGCAGCTGAAATATGATGCGCTGCTCCGGCGATGCCGTCAGGAGGAGCCAGACCAAAGCCAGCAGCAGAGCCACAAGGAGGTGCAGACATCTAGTGGTGCCCCCTCGGTCTGCCCACAAAGCTCAGCCCTCCACCGGGGTGTCGGCACAGACCAGGTGTCCCTGGAGGATGAACTTCACCAGCCTGAGTACAAGGCCTTATTCAGAGAGATCTTTACTCGCATCCAGAAATCCAAAGAGGACCTGAGTGACAACAGGGAAAAGCTTTGA